A stretch of the Ptiloglossa arizonensis isolate GNS036 chromosome 1, iyPtiAriz1_principal, whole genome shotgun sequence genome encodes the following:
- the Hpo gene encoding serine/threonine-protein kinase hippo isoform X2, producing the protein MSSKSELKKLSEESLTRQPEEVFDIICKLGEGSYGSVYKALHKESGQVLAIKQVPVDTDLQEIIKEISIMQQCDSPYVVKYYGSYFKNTDLWIVMEYCGAGSVSDIMRLRKKTLQEDEIATILSDTLKGLEYLHLRRKIHRDIKAGNILLNNEGHAKLADFGVAGQLTDTMAKRNTVIGTPFWMAPEVIQEIGYDCVADIWSLGITALEMAEGKPPYGDIHPMRAIFMIPTKPPPSFREPDQWSPEFIDFVSGCLVKNPEERATATELLNHEFIGNSKQPSILSQMIADAHEIREKQSAHRAHVINNVAIKNQNQTEDSDEEDCSGTMKPLPEDTGTLVPSHDLPDTGTLVSAMLDLGTMVINSDTDTEATMKRHNTGSVESGKKYRPLFLDHFDKKEAPEIGKGNGQILGAHNPDNESKLELRSPTESQRFQSHLQLQLNQISHPVQEQPHNNISKFQNVFAERDFDFINNHILQLKFLSYEELQQRMANLDAEMEREIDELRRRYQTKRQPILDAMDTKRKRQQNF; encoded by the exons ATGTCTTCGAAGAG tGAATTAAAAAAGTTGTCAGAGGAAAGTTTAACAAGACAACCAGAAGAAGTGTTTGACATAATATGCAAATTAGGAGAGGG ATCCTATGGATCAGTTTACAAAGCATTGCACAAAGAAAGTGGGCAGGTACTTGCTATTAAACAAGTGCCTGTTGATACAGATTTAcaagaaattataaaagaaatttcCATCATGCAACAATGTGATTCTCCATATGTTGTTAAATATTATGGAAGCTACTTTAAGAACACTGATTTATGG ATTGTGATGGAATATTGTGGAGCTGGATCTGTTAGCGATATTATGAGGTTAAGGAAGAAGACTCTCCAAGAAGATGAAATAGCAACAATACTCAGTGATACCTTAAAGGGTTTAGAGTATCTTCATTTGAGAAGAAAGATACATAGAGATATTAAAGCAGGAAATATCTTGCTCAATAATGAAGGACATGCGAAACTAGCAGATTTTGGTGTAGCAGGACAGTTAACC gATACAATGGCAAAACGTAATACAGTCATAGGAACTCCATTCTGGATGGCTCCAGAAGTAATACAAGAAATTGGATACGATTGTGTCGCAGATATATGGTCACTTGGTATAACTGCTTTAGAAATGGCAGAAGGCAAGCCACCATATGGTGACATACATCCAATGAGAGCAATATTTATGATACCGACTAAACCACCACCTAGCTTTAGAGAACCCGACCAATGGAGTCCTGAATTTATTGATTTTGTCAGTGGGTGCCTTGTTAAAAATCCAGAAGAACGAGCTACTGCAACCGAGCTTTTGAATCATGAATTTATAG GTAATTCCAAACAACCGAGTATTCTGAGTCAAATGATCGCAGACGCTCATGAAATACGAGAAAAACAGAGCGCACATCGAGCTCATGTTATCAACAATGTGGCAATAAAAAATCAAAACCAAACAGAAGACTCG GACGAAGAAGACTGTAGTGGGACAATGAAACCTCTACCTGAAGATACAGGCACTTTAGTACCAAGTCATGATCTTCCAGATACAGGAACTCTTGTTTCTGCAATGTTGGACTTGGGAACAATGGTCATTAATAGTGACACAGATACTGAAGCAACTATGAAAC GTCACAATACAGGATCAGTTGAATctggaaaaaaatatcgacCATTATTTTTAGATCATTTCGACAAAAAGGAAGCACCTGAAATAGGAAAG GGTAATGGGCAAATACTTGGAGCACATAATCCAGATAATGAAAGTAAATTAGAATTACGAAGCCCAACAGAATCTCAAAGGTTTCAAAGTCATTTACAATTACAGCTTAATCAGATTTCTCATCCTGTACAAGAACAACCTCATAATAACATATCCAAGTTCCAAAATGTTTTCGCGGAACGCGATTTCGACTTT ATAAACAACCATATCCTGCAGCTGAAGTTTCTCTCATACGAGGAACTACAGCAACGAATGGCTAATCTGGATGCAGAAATGGAGCGAGAAATTGATGAACTTAGAAGAAGGTACCAAACAAAGAGACAACCAATTCTTGACGCTATGGATACCAAGCGGAAACGTCAGCAGAACTTCTAA
- the Hpo gene encoding serine/threonine-protein kinase hippo isoform X1, with protein MSSKSELKKLSEESLTRQPEEVFDIICKLGEGSYGSVYKALHKESGQVLAIKQVPVDTDLQEIIKEISIMQQCDSPYVVKYYGSYFKNTDLWVTSSTVVINSYASVFIFTLIRVIILQIVMEYCGAGSVSDIMRLRKKTLQEDEIATILSDTLKGLEYLHLRRKIHRDIKAGNILLNNEGHAKLADFGVAGQLTDTMAKRNTVIGTPFWMAPEVIQEIGYDCVADIWSLGITALEMAEGKPPYGDIHPMRAIFMIPTKPPPSFREPDQWSPEFIDFVSGCLVKNPEERATATELLNHEFIGNSKQPSILSQMIADAHEIREKQSAHRAHVINNVAIKNQNQTEDSDEEDCSGTMKPLPEDTGTLVPSHDLPDTGTLVSAMLDLGTMVINSDTDTEATMKRHNTGSVESGKKYRPLFLDHFDKKEAPEIGKGNGQILGAHNPDNESKLELRSPTESQRFQSHLQLQLNQISHPVQEQPHNNISKFQNVFAERDFDFINNHILQLKFLSYEELQQRMANLDAEMEREIDELRRRYQTKRQPILDAMDTKRKRQQNF; from the exons ATGTCTTCGAAGAG tGAATTAAAAAAGTTGTCAGAGGAAAGTTTAACAAGACAACCAGAAGAAGTGTTTGACATAATATGCAAATTAGGAGAGGG ATCCTATGGATCAGTTTACAAAGCATTGCACAAAGAAAGTGGGCAGGTACTTGCTATTAAACAAGTGCCTGTTGATACAGATTTAcaagaaattataaaagaaatttcCATCATGCAACAATGTGATTCTCCATATGTTGTTAAATATTATGGAAGCTACTTTAAGAACACTGATTTATGGGTAACCTCAAGCACTGTCGTGATAAATAGTTATGCTtctgtatttatatttacattgatAAGAGTAATAATTTTACAGATTGTGATGGAATATTGTGGAGCTGGATCTGTTAGCGATATTATGAGGTTAAGGAAGAAGACTCTCCAAGAAGATGAAATAGCAACAATACTCAGTGATACCTTAAAGGGTTTAGAGTATCTTCATTTGAGAAGAAAGATACATAGAGATATTAAAGCAGGAAATATCTTGCTCAATAATGAAGGACATGCGAAACTAGCAGATTTTGGTGTAGCAGGACAGTTAACC gATACAATGGCAAAACGTAATACAGTCATAGGAACTCCATTCTGGATGGCTCCAGAAGTAATACAAGAAATTGGATACGATTGTGTCGCAGATATATGGTCACTTGGTATAACTGCTTTAGAAATGGCAGAAGGCAAGCCACCATATGGTGACATACATCCAATGAGAGCAATATTTATGATACCGACTAAACCACCACCTAGCTTTAGAGAACCCGACCAATGGAGTCCTGAATTTATTGATTTTGTCAGTGGGTGCCTTGTTAAAAATCCAGAAGAACGAGCTACTGCAACCGAGCTTTTGAATCATGAATTTATAG GTAATTCCAAACAACCGAGTATTCTGAGTCAAATGATCGCAGACGCTCATGAAATACGAGAAAAACAGAGCGCACATCGAGCTCATGTTATCAACAATGTGGCAATAAAAAATCAAAACCAAACAGAAGACTCG GACGAAGAAGACTGTAGTGGGACAATGAAACCTCTACCTGAAGATACAGGCACTTTAGTACCAAGTCATGATCTTCCAGATACAGGAACTCTTGTTTCTGCAATGTTGGACTTGGGAACAATGGTCATTAATAGTGACACAGATACTGAAGCAACTATGAAAC GTCACAATACAGGATCAGTTGAATctggaaaaaaatatcgacCATTATTTTTAGATCATTTCGACAAAAAGGAAGCACCTGAAATAGGAAAG GGTAATGGGCAAATACTTGGAGCACATAATCCAGATAATGAAAGTAAATTAGAATTACGAAGCCCAACAGAATCTCAAAGGTTTCAAAGTCATTTACAATTACAGCTTAATCAGATTTCTCATCCTGTACAAGAACAACCTCATAATAACATATCCAAGTTCCAAAATGTTTTCGCGGAACGCGATTTCGACTTT ATAAACAACCATATCCTGCAGCTGAAGTTTCTCTCATACGAGGAACTACAGCAACGAATGGCTAATCTGGATGCAGAAATGGAGCGAGAAATTGATGAACTTAGAAGAAGGTACCAAACAAAGAGACAACCAATTCTTGACGCTATGGATACCAAGCGGAAACGTCAGCAGAACTTCTAA
- the Hpo gene encoding serine/threonine-protein kinase hippo isoform X3, producing the protein MSSKSELKKLSEESLTRQPEEVFDIICKLGEGSYGSVYKALHKESGQVLAIKQVPVDTDLQEIIKEISIMQQCDSPYVVKYYGSYFKNTDLWIVMEYCGAGSVSDIMRLRKKTLQEDEIATILSDTLKGLEYLHLRRKIHRDIKAGNILLNNEGHAKLADFGVAGQLTDTMAKRNTVIGTPFWMAPEVIQEIGYDCVADIWSLGITALEMAEGKPPYGDIHPMRAIFMIPTKPPPSFREPDQWSPEFIDFVSGCLVKNPEERATATELLNHEFIGNSKQPSILSQMIADAHEIREKQSAHRAHVINNVAIKNQNQTEDSDEEDCSGTMKPLPEDTGTLVPSHDLPDTGTLVSAMLDLGTMVINSDTDTEATMKRHNTGSVESGKKYRPLFLDHFDKKEAPEIGKGNGQILGAHNPDNESKLELRSPTESQRFQSHLQLQLNQISHPVQEQPHNNISKFQNVFAERDFDFLKFLSYEELQQRMANLDAEMEREIDELRRRYQTKRQPILDAMDTKRKRQQNF; encoded by the exons ATGTCTTCGAAGAG tGAATTAAAAAAGTTGTCAGAGGAAAGTTTAACAAGACAACCAGAAGAAGTGTTTGACATAATATGCAAATTAGGAGAGGG ATCCTATGGATCAGTTTACAAAGCATTGCACAAAGAAAGTGGGCAGGTACTTGCTATTAAACAAGTGCCTGTTGATACAGATTTAcaagaaattataaaagaaatttcCATCATGCAACAATGTGATTCTCCATATGTTGTTAAATATTATGGAAGCTACTTTAAGAACACTGATTTATGG ATTGTGATGGAATATTGTGGAGCTGGATCTGTTAGCGATATTATGAGGTTAAGGAAGAAGACTCTCCAAGAAGATGAAATAGCAACAATACTCAGTGATACCTTAAAGGGTTTAGAGTATCTTCATTTGAGAAGAAAGATACATAGAGATATTAAAGCAGGAAATATCTTGCTCAATAATGAAGGACATGCGAAACTAGCAGATTTTGGTGTAGCAGGACAGTTAACC gATACAATGGCAAAACGTAATACAGTCATAGGAACTCCATTCTGGATGGCTCCAGAAGTAATACAAGAAATTGGATACGATTGTGTCGCAGATATATGGTCACTTGGTATAACTGCTTTAGAAATGGCAGAAGGCAAGCCACCATATGGTGACATACATCCAATGAGAGCAATATTTATGATACCGACTAAACCACCACCTAGCTTTAGAGAACCCGACCAATGGAGTCCTGAATTTATTGATTTTGTCAGTGGGTGCCTTGTTAAAAATCCAGAAGAACGAGCTACTGCAACCGAGCTTTTGAATCATGAATTTATAG GTAATTCCAAACAACCGAGTATTCTGAGTCAAATGATCGCAGACGCTCATGAAATACGAGAAAAACAGAGCGCACATCGAGCTCATGTTATCAACAATGTGGCAATAAAAAATCAAAACCAAACAGAAGACTCG GACGAAGAAGACTGTAGTGGGACAATGAAACCTCTACCTGAAGATACAGGCACTTTAGTACCAAGTCATGATCTTCCAGATACAGGAACTCTTGTTTCTGCAATGTTGGACTTGGGAACAATGGTCATTAATAGTGACACAGATACTGAAGCAACTATGAAAC GTCACAATACAGGATCAGTTGAATctggaaaaaaatatcgacCATTATTTTTAGATCATTTCGACAAAAAGGAAGCACCTGAAATAGGAAAG GGTAATGGGCAAATACTTGGAGCACATAATCCAGATAATGAAAGTAAATTAGAATTACGAAGCCCAACAGAATCTCAAAGGTTTCAAAGTCATTTACAATTACAGCTTAATCAGATTTCTCATCCTGTACAAGAACAACCTCATAATAACATATCCAAGTTCCAAAATGTTTTCGCGGAACGCGATTTCGACTTT CTGAAGTTTCTCTCATACGAGGAACTACAGCAACGAATGGCTAATCTGGATGCAGAAATGGAGCGAGAAATTGATGAACTTAGAAGAAGGTACCAAACAAAGAGACAACCAATTCTTGACGCTATGGATACCAAGCGGAAACGTCAGCAGAACTTCTAA
- the Snx17 gene encoding sorting nexin 17 codes for MHFSIPDTQEFIDTAGNTYVGYNIHINGLFHCTVRYKQLHNLHEQITKDLDIPLLSFPPKKFFPLTINQQEERRLSLEKYIQSIGQNAVVNNSGMLNAFLLNAQQETIGGLSNNEFMDIFLMNGSKITINVSSGDYSGIVLKKVYKHLKLPEQYYLYFALFIVAQDEGNSVYLLRKLQDFESPFITIKHIHTIGSRVVLGKNYWDVGYDLELMNNTVAMNLLYIQVVAEIQRGWISVTDELKDRLTILQNQENKKEYLDIVHTLKYYGYIQFAPCFCDYPQSDSKVLVAIGRNELNLRTLSDGEQHEEVFKVSRMRCWRVTTVQNGLERCEENDDFSLELSFEYLLAKNQLQWITITSEQAILMSVCLQAMIDELLLKSAGGSRIQDVSGKSWTYIMRDGQSIIMGSGSDEQTEEIKKNHCIKQSAKSEPIMKKLADRFSAVRIKKSNNVKDSANDKIQRKHISECDIKENNAFNMIGDDDL; via the exons atgcatttttctaTACCAGATACACAAGAATTTATTGATACAGCTGGTAATACATATGTG GGCTATAATATTCATATAAATGGATTATTTCACTGTACTGTGAGATATAAACAGCTGCACAATCTTCATGAACAAATAACAAAGGATCTAGATATACCTCTGTtgtcatttccaccaaaaaagtTTTTTCCTTTAACAATAAATCAACAAGAAGAACGTCGtctatctttggaaaaatatattcaatcAATTGGACAAAATGCAGTGGTTAACAATTCAGGAATGTTAAATGCATTTTTATTAAATGCCCAGCAAGAAACTATAGGTGGATTATCCAATAATGAATTCATGGATATTTTCCTTATGAATGGCTCTAAGATCACAATAAATGTTTCTTCAGGTGATTACTCTGGAATTGTTTTAAAG AAAGTCTATAAACATCTTAAATTACCAGAacaatattatttgtattttgcatTGTTCATTGTTGCTCAAGATGAAGGCAATAGTGTGTATT TGTTAAGAAAATTACAAGATTTTGAATCTCCTTTTATAACAATCAAACACATACACACCATAGGTAGTAGGGTGGTACTTGGAAAAAATTACTGGGATGTGGGATATGATCTTGAACTAATGAATAATACAGTAGCAATGAATTTATTGTACATTCAAGTAGTTGCAGAAATTCAAAGGGGGTGGATTTCAGTCACAGATGAATTAAAAGATCGTCTTACCATTTTACAAAACCAAGAGAACAAAAAAGAA taTCTGGATATAGTACATACTTTAAAGTATTATGGTTATATTCAGTTTGCTCCATGCTTTTGCGATTATCCTCAATCAGATTCAAAAGTATTAGTTGCTATAGGTAGAAATGAATTAAATTTACGTACATTATCTGATGGAGAACAACATGAAGAAGTTTTTAAAGTTTCTCGAATGCGTTGTTGGCGAGTAACAACTGTACAAAAT GGGCTTGAGAGGTGCGAAGAAAATGATGACTTTAGCTTGGAGTTGTCTTTTGAATACTTACTAGCTAAGAATCAATTACAATGGATTACAATTACTTCGGAACAAGCTATTTTAATGTCTGTATGCTTGCAAGCTATGATTGATGAATTACTCCTAAAGAGTGCTGGTGGTAGCAGGATCCAA GATGTATCAGGAAAATCTTGGACATATATTATGAGAGATGGACAAAGTATCATAATGGGATCAGGTTCTGATGAACAAactgaagaaattaaaaaa AATCATTGTATCAAACAATCTGCTAAGTCAGAACCAATTATGAAAAAACTTGCAGACAGATTTTCAGCAGTAAGAATAAAAAAGTCCAATAACGTTAAGGATAGTGCAAATgataaaattcaaagaaaacATATATCTGAATGTGATATTAAGGAAAATAATGCATTTAATATGATTGGTGATGATGACttataa